A single region of the Malus sylvestris chromosome 8, drMalSylv7.2, whole genome shotgun sequence genome encodes:
- the LOC126633015 gene encoding cytoplasmic tRNA 2-thiolation protein 1, which yields MESSADGKQKKAGGRQCCICHERRAALKRPKTLEQICRECFYKVFEEEIHQVIVENQLFKPGERIALGASGGKDSTVLAYVLSELNRRHNYGLDLFLLSVDEGITGYRDDSLETVKRNEIQYGLPLKIVSYKDLYGWTMDEIVKMIGLKNNCTFCGVFRRQALDRGAALLKVDKLATGHNADDIAETVLLNILRGDIARLSRCTSIVTGEDGPIPRCKPFKYTFEKEIVMYAYFKRLDYFSTECIYSPNAYRGFAREFIKDLERIRPRAILDIIKSGENFRISTSTKMPEQGTCERCGYISSQKWCKACVLLEGLNKGLPKLGIGRTRGLNNDDKKDAKERNGTKSIESKQCGSLDF from the exons ATGGAGTCATCAGCCGACGGCAAGCAGAAGAAGGCGGGGGGCCGCCAGTGCTGCATCTGTCATGAGAGACGGGCCGCCCTCAAGAGACCCAAAACCCTAGAGCAG ATTTGCAGGGAGTGTTTCTACAAGGTGTTTGAGGAGGAGATTCATCAGGTCATCGTCGAAAACCAGTTATTTAAGCCTGGTGAGCGCATTGCCCTCGGTGCCTCCGGCGGCAAAG ATTCCACTGTCCTCGCTTACGTATTATCCGAATTGAATAGGCGGCACAATTACGGTCTGGATCTCTTCCTCTTGTCAGTGGATGAGGGCATTACTGGCTACAGGGACGATTCTCTTGAAACCGTCAAAAGAAATGAAATCCAG TATGGTTTGCCGCTGAAAATAGTCTCGTACAAGGATTTGTATGGGTGGACCATGGATGAAATAGTAAAGATGATTGGTCTCAAGAACAATTGCACCTTCTGTGGTGTTTTTCGTCGTCAG GCCCTCGATCGTGGCGCTGCACTGTTGAAGGTAGACAAGCTTGCTACTGGACATAATGCAGATGATATTGCTGAAACAGTTCTATTGAACATTTTACGAGGTGACATTGCAAG atTAAGTAGATGCACTTCAATTGTCACCGGTGAAGACGGGCCAATTCCAAGATGCAAACCTTTTAAATACACCTTTGAGAAGGAGATTGTTAT GTATGCATATTTCAAGAGGCTGGACTACTTCTCCACTGAAT GCATTTATTCACCCAATGCGTATCGTGGTTTTGCTCGTGAGTTCATCAAGGATTTAGAAAGAATCAG ACCCAGGGCAATACTTGACATCATCAAATCAGGGGAGAATTTCAGAATTTCAACTTCAACAAAGATGCCAGAACAGGGGACATGTGAACGGTGTGGTTACATTTCCAGTCAG AAATGGTGCAAGGCCTGTGTTTTGCTTGAGGGGCTGAATAAGGGTTTGCCAAAGCTGGGAATTGGCCGGACTCGAGGACTTAATAACGATGACAAGAAGGATGCTAAGGAAAGAAATGGAACAAAAAGTATCGAAAGCAAGCAATGTGGAAGTTTGGATTTCTGA
- the LOC126633016 gene encoding uncharacterized protein LOC126633016, whose amino-acid sequence MASSVPPSSSAGIQNSKKSLGFIANAVKRKDSFIQFFAMTGILLLSVRSLGQKYRLHNLQEDTTALKEEQEALAERTRNIKRDLLHEASLEPTGLFASRLRLLFGERE is encoded by the coding sequence ATGGCATCATCAGTACCGCCAAGCTCCTCCGCTGGCATCCAGAACTCAAAGAAATCGTTGGGGTTCATAGCAAATGCTGTGAAGCGCAAGGACAGCTTCATCCAGTTCTTCGCAATGACTGGAATTCTGCTGCTGAGCGTCAGATCGTTGGGCCAGAAGTACCGCCTCCACAATCTTCAGGAGGACACGACGGCTCTCAAGGAGGAGCAGGAAGCCCTAGCCGAGCGCACGAGGAACATCAAGCGGGACCTCCTCCACGAGGCCTCTCTCGAGCCCACTGGTCTCTTCGCTTCCAGGCTTCGCCTTCTCTTTGGCGAACGAGAGTGA